Proteins encoded by one window of Burkholderia plantarii:
- a CDS encoding Rrf2 family transcriptional regulator encodes MRLTDYTDYSLRVMLFLAVRGEGLSTIQEISDAYGISKNHLMKVVQRLGELGWVETVRGRNGGLRMNPASASLTVGEVVRASESDFALVGCFGGEGEAIAHRPCVIEPHCRLKGVLAAARDAFFAELDRHTIADLSRQGAQLAAALGIVPIVIEPV; translated from the coding sequence ATGAGACTGACCGATTACACCGACTATTCGCTGCGCGTGATGCTGTTTCTGGCGGTGCGCGGCGAGGGTTTGTCGACGATCCAGGAGATTTCGGACGCCTACGGCATCTCCAAGAATCACCTGATGAAGGTCGTGCAGCGGCTCGGCGAGCTGGGCTGGGTGGAGACGGTGCGCGGGCGCAACGGCGGCCTGCGGATGAACCCGGCCTCGGCGTCGCTGACGGTCGGCGAGGTGGTGCGGGCAAGCGAAAGCGACTTCGCGCTGGTCGGCTGCTTCGGCGGCGAGGGCGAGGCGATCGCGCACCGCCCCTGCGTGATCGAGCCGCACTGCCGGCTGAAGGGCGTGCTGGCCGCCGCGCGCGACGCGTTTTTCGCCGAACTCGACCGCCACACGATCGCCGACCTGTCGCGTCAGGGCGCGCAGCTTGCCGCCGCGCTCGGCATCGTGCCGATCGTGATCGAGCCGGTCTGA
- a CDS encoding group III truncated hemoglobin, translating to MPASDPAPNTRTDATPRAAEPTVENIAALVDAFYDRVRADPLLGPVFGAKLDGRWDQHLPKMVTFWSSLVLGTKDYRGNVQAKHQPLDGLEPAHFNRWLTLFLQTVAARYEPAAAVRFMEPALRIAQSLQLSHFGWDYRIPDEQRALLDAIAPKRPRGDDAHPVRPRGEPFPAKIIGRGVNDDNHDDA from the coding sequence ATGCCGGCCAGCGATCCGGCCCCGAATACGCGAACCGATGCGACGCCGCGCGCCGCCGAACCGACCGTCGAGAACATCGCCGCGCTCGTCGACGCGTTCTACGACCGCGTGCGCGCCGACCCGCTGCTCGGCCCCGTGTTCGGCGCGAAGCTGGACGGCCGCTGGGACCAGCACCTGCCGAAGATGGTGACGTTCTGGTCGAGCCTCGTGCTCGGCACCAAGGACTATCGCGGCAACGTGCAGGCCAAGCACCAGCCGCTCGACGGTCTCGAGCCCGCCCACTTCAACCGCTGGCTGACGCTGTTCCTGCAGACCGTGGCGGCGCGCTATGAACCGGCCGCGGCAGTGCGCTTCATGGAACCGGCGCTGCGGATCGCGCAGAGCCTGCAACTGAGCCACTTCGGCTGGGACTACCGGATTCCGGACGAGCAGCGGGCGCTGCTCGACGCGATCGCGCCGAAACGCCCGCGCGGCGACGACGCGCATCCGGTGCGGCCGCGCGGCGAGCCGTTCCCGGCGAAGATCATCGGCCGCGGCGTCAACGACGACAACCACGACGACGCGTAA
- a CDS encoding J domain-containing protein, translated as MTDSSSGAIRLVPLPDAAGLSPSQRTFNALTRQVAARRERLRAWEAVWPAFQQRYVDEWVPLARAATGHEAELVRRLDVAFDMKGLTKAERALVSELVVAFARPLLGGDAADGLREIHARHHRSAHGGEAAGEAKPRARDRKRAGSAGGGADDEARRRAEAPDEAPDEESDEAMMRRIQAELDAQEARAAADAEARDAGRSERRRTSKRKSADAAAADDPAAQDTRENSDEAERAAAEAVPELPPVQISRSLRELYRRLASALHPDREPDPDERARKTDLMQRLNRAYDKQDLLQLLELERDLNRAGTDRLAGAGDELLQHYNGILKAQLGALDRELHRVEADFRHGYGIGASAVLAPDTALRTLGGDIAALRRAVAELERDLLAFRDIGSLKEWLRGFEA; from the coding sequence ATGACCGATTCCTCCTCCGGCGCCATCCGGCTGGTGCCGTTGCCCGACGCCGCCGGGCTGTCCCCCTCGCAACGCACCTTCAACGCGCTGACCAGGCAGGTGGCCGCGCGGCGCGAGCGGCTGCGCGCGTGGGAAGCCGTCTGGCCGGCGTTCCAGCAGCGCTACGTCGACGAATGGGTGCCGCTCGCGCGCGCGGCGACCGGGCACGAGGCCGAACTGGTGCGCCGGCTCGACGTCGCGTTCGACATGAAGGGGCTGACGAAGGCCGAGCGCGCGCTGGTGTCCGAGCTGGTCGTGGCGTTCGCGCGCCCGCTGCTCGGCGGCGACGCGGCCGACGGCCTGCGCGAGATCCATGCGCGCCATCACCGGTCGGCGCACGGCGGCGAGGCGGCCGGCGAGGCGAAGCCGCGCGCGCGTGACCGCAAGCGCGCCGGTTCGGCCGGCGGGGGGGCCGATGACGAGGCGCGGCGGCGTGCCGAGGCACCGGACGAGGCGCCGGATGAAGAATCGGACGAAGCGATGATGCGCCGTATCCAGGCAGAGCTCGACGCGCAGGAAGCGCGCGCGGCGGCCGACGCCGAAGCCCGCGACGCGGGGCGCAGCGAGCGCCGGCGCACATCGAAGCGCAAGTCGGCCGACGCGGCGGCAGCGGACGATCCCGCCGCGCAGGACACGCGGGAGAACTCCGACGAGGCCGAGCGCGCCGCGGCCGAGGCCGTGCCCGAACTGCCGCCGGTGCAGATCAGCCGCTCGCTGCGCGAGCTGTACCGGCGCCTTGCCAGCGCGCTGCATCCCGACCGCGAACCCGATCCCGACGAGCGCGCGCGCAAGACCGACCTGATGCAGCGGCTCAACCGCGCTTATGACAAGCAGGATCTGCTGCAACTGCTGGAACTCGAACGCGACCTGAACCGGGCCGGCACGGACCGGCTGGCGGGCGCCGGCGACGAGCTGTTGCAGCACTACAACGGCATCCTGAAGGCGCAGCTCGGCGCGCTCGACCGCGAACTGCATCGCGTCGAGGCCGACTTTCGTCACGGCTACGGGATCGGCGCGTCGGCCGTGCTGGCGCCGGACACGGCGCTACGCACGCTGGGCGGCGACATCGCCGCGCTGCGGCGGGCGGTGGCGGAACTCGAACGCGACCTGCTGGCGTTTCGCGACATCGGCTCGCTGAAGGAGTGGTTGCGCGGGTTCGAAGCCTGA
- the moaE gene encoding molybdopterin synthase catalytic subunit MoaE, which yields MATIRVQTDDFEVGAELAALRARNPRIGAVACFVGTVRDLNEGDTVAALELEHYPGMTEKALEAIAADAIARWPGIDVAIVHRVGRLLPLDQIVFVATVSAHRGEAFASCEFVMDYLKTQAPFWKKETTPAGERWVDARSSDDAALARWGLISGNAREAG from the coding sequence ATGGCCACGATCCGGGTGCAGACCGATGATTTCGAGGTGGGCGCGGAGCTGGCCGCGCTGCGCGCGCGCAATCCGCGCATCGGCGCGGTGGCGTGCTTCGTCGGCACGGTGCGCGACCTCAACGAAGGCGACACGGTCGCCGCGCTCGAGCTCGAGCATTACCCGGGCATGACCGAGAAAGCGCTCGAGGCGATCGCGGCCGACGCGATCGCGCGCTGGCCCGGCATCGACGTCGCGATCGTGCATCGCGTCGGCCGCCTGCTGCCGCTCGACCAGATCGTGTTCGTGGCGACGGTGTCCGCCCATCGCGGCGAGGCGTTCGCGTCCTGCGAGTTCGTGATGGACTACCTGAAGACGCAGGCGCCGTTCTGGAAGAAGGAAACCACGCCGGCCGGCGAGCGCTGGGTCGACGCGCGCAGCAGCGACGACGCCGCGCTCGCGCGCTGGGGCCTCATCTCCGGCAACGCGCGAGAGGCGGGCTGA
- the moaD gene encoding molybdopterin converting factor subunit 1 has protein sequence MKIELKFFASVREALGVANESVTVPDGIATVGDVRAWLRARGGAWAETLADGRALRMACNHVMTDADTRLTDGCEVAFFPPVTGG, from the coding sequence ATGAAGATCGAACTGAAATTCTTTGCGAGCGTGCGCGAGGCGCTTGGCGTGGCGAACGAATCCGTGACGGTGCCGGACGGCATCGCGACCGTGGGCGACGTGCGCGCCTGGCTGCGCGCGCGCGGCGGCGCCTGGGCCGAGACGCTGGCCGACGGCCGCGCGCTGCGGATGGCCTGCAACCACGTGATGACCGACGCCGACACGCGTCTCACCGACGGCTGCGAAGTCGCGTTTTTCCCGCCCGTGACGGGCGGCTGA
- the glp gene encoding gephyrin-like molybdotransferase Glp, with protein MSTPAPQAPRAPMLSTAEALAALLGAAVPLADTEIVPTLEALGRVLAADVVSPLDVPPMAISAMDGYAVRVADLTQGERRLPVSQRIPAGHAAEPLAAGTAARIFTGASVPPGADAVVMQEQAAAAGAVVDILHTPKAGEWITAQGADIRRGTVILPAGTRLAPQALGLAASVGSAHLTVRRRVKVAVFFTGDELTMPGEPLAPGAIYNSNRFTLRGLLERFGCEVTDFGIVPDSLDATRATLREAARDHDLIVTSGGVSVGDEDHVKPAVEAEGRLTLWQIAMKPGKPLAHGAVRRVARDGADGAANQGEGAGEAQFIGLPGNPVSSFVTFLLFVRPFLLRLAGATQVAPRALSLRADFTLARGDRRNEFLRARVNEAGGLELYPNQSSAVLTSTVWGDGLIDNPPNQSISAGETVRFLPFSELLG; from the coding sequence ATGTCCACCCCCGCTCCCCAGGCGCCGCGCGCGCCGATGCTGTCGACCGCCGAGGCGCTTGCCGCGCTGCTCGGCGCCGCCGTGCCGCTCGCGGACACCGAAATCGTGCCCACGCTCGAGGCGCTCGGCCGGGTGCTGGCCGCCGACGTGGTGTCGCCGCTCGACGTGCCGCCGATGGCGATCAGCGCGATGGACGGCTACGCGGTGCGCGTCGCCGACCTGACGCAGGGCGAGCGCCGGCTGCCCGTCTCGCAGCGGATTCCCGCCGGCCATGCGGCCGAGCCGCTGGCGGCCGGCACCGCGGCGCGCATCTTCACCGGCGCGTCGGTGCCGCCCGGCGCCGACGCCGTGGTGATGCAGGAGCAGGCCGCGGCCGCGGGCGCGGTGGTCGACATCCTGCACACGCCGAAGGCCGGCGAATGGATCACGGCACAGGGCGCCGACATCCGGCGCGGCACGGTGATCCTGCCGGCCGGCACGCGGCTCGCGCCGCAGGCGCTCGGCCTGGCCGCCTCGGTCGGCAGCGCGCATCTGACGGTGCGGCGCCGCGTGAAGGTGGCGGTGTTCTTCACCGGCGACGAACTGACGATGCCGGGCGAGCCGCTCGCACCCGGCGCGATCTACAACTCGAACCGCTTCACGCTGCGCGGCCTGCTCGAACGCTTCGGCTGCGAGGTGACCGATTTCGGCATCGTGCCCGATTCGCTCGACGCGACGCGCGCCACGCTGCGCGAAGCCGCGCGCGATCACGACCTGATCGTGACGAGCGGCGGCGTGTCGGTGGGCGACGAGGATCACGTGAAGCCGGCCGTCGAGGCCGAGGGGCGGCTCACGCTCTGGCAGATCGCGATGAAGCCGGGCAAGCCGCTCGCCCACGGCGCCGTGCGGCGCGTGGCGCGGGACGGCGCGGACGGCGCCGCGAACCAGGGCGAGGGCGCCGGCGAGGCGCAGTTCATCGGCCTGCCGGGCAACCCGGTGTCGAGCTTCGTCACGTTTTTGCTGTTCGTGCGGCCGTTCCTGCTGCGCCTCGCGGGCGCCACCCAGGTTGCGCCGCGCGCGCTGTCGCTGCGCGCCGATTTCACGCTCGCCAGAGGCGACCGGCGCAACGAATTCCTGCGCGCGCGCGTGAACGAGGCGGGCGGCCTCGAGCTCTATCCGAACCAGAGTTCCGCGGTGCTGACCTCGACCGTCTGGGGCGACGGGCTGATCGACAATCCGCCGAACCAGTCGATCAGCGCCGGCGAGACGGTCCGTTTCCTTCCCTTTTCCGAGTTGCTCGGCTGA
- the thrC gene encoding threonine synthase, giving the protein MNYISTRGAGIGERHTFSDILLGGLAKDGGLYLPAEYPRVSADELARWRALPYADLAFEVLSKFSDDIPADELRALTRRTYRAEVYANTRHGENAADITPLKPLGTEGGAPVSLLELSNGPTLAFKDMAMQLLGNLFEATLARHGETLNILGATSGDTGSAAEYAMRGKVGVRVFMLSPHGKMSAFQRAQMYSLQDPNIFNLAVEGVFDDAQDIVKAVSNDHAFKARHKIGTVNSINWARVVAQVVYYFKGYFAATTSNDQRVSFTVPSGNFGNVCAGHIARMMGLPIEKLVVATNENDVLDEFFRTGRYRVRGAAQTYHTSSPSMDISKASNFERFVFDLLGRDPARVLQLFRDVEEKGGFDLAASGDFARVAEFGFVSGRSTHDDRLATIRDVHRRYATMIDTHTADGVKVAREHLQPGVPMVVLETAQPVKFGETIREALGREAERPAAFEGIEALPQRFEVVKADVQQVKDFIVAHTGD; this is encoded by the coding sequence ATGAATTACATTTCGACGCGCGGCGCCGGCATCGGCGAGCGCCACACGTTTTCGGACATCCTGCTCGGCGGCCTCGCGAAGGACGGCGGGCTCTACCTGCCCGCCGAGTACCCGCGCGTGAGCGCCGACGAGCTGGCGCGCTGGCGCGCGCTGCCGTATGCCGATCTCGCCTTCGAGGTGCTCTCGAAGTTCAGCGACGACATCCCCGCCGACGAACTGCGCGCGCTCACGCGCCGTACCTACCGCGCCGAGGTCTACGCCAACACGCGGCACGGCGAGAACGCGGCCGACATCACGCCGCTCAAGCCGCTCGGCACCGAGGGCGGCGCGCCGGTCTCGCTGCTCGAACTGTCCAACGGGCCGACGCTCGCGTTCAAGGACATGGCGATGCAGTTGCTCGGCAACCTGTTCGAGGCCACGCTCGCCAGGCACGGCGAGACGCTGAACATCCTCGGCGCGACCTCGGGCGACACCGGCAGCGCGGCTGAATACGCGATGCGCGGCAAGGTCGGCGTGCGGGTGTTCATGCTCTCGCCGCACGGCAAGATGAGCGCGTTCCAGCGCGCGCAGATGTACAGCTTGCAGGATCCGAACATCTTCAACCTCGCCGTCGAAGGCGTGTTCGACGACGCGCAGGACATCGTCAAGGCGGTCTCGAACGATCACGCGTTCAAGGCGCGGCACAAGATCGGCACGGTCAACTCGATCAACTGGGCGCGCGTGGTCGCGCAGGTCGTCTACTACTTCAAGGGTTACTTCGCGGCCACCACCAGCAACGACCAGCGCGTCTCGTTCACGGTGCCGTCGGGCAACTTCGGCAACGTCTGCGCCGGCCACATCGCGCGCATGATGGGCCTGCCGATCGAGAAGCTGGTGGTGGCCACCAACGAGAACGACGTGCTCGACGAGTTCTTCCGCACTGGCCGCTACCGCGTGCGCGGCGCCGCGCAGACGTACCACACGAGCAGCCCGAGCATGGACATCTCGAAGGCGTCGAACTTCGAGCGCTTCGTGTTCGACCTGCTCGGCCGCGATCCGGCGCGCGTGCTGCAGCTGTTCCGCGACGTCGAGGAGAAGGGCGGCTTCGACCTGGCGGCGAGCGGCGATTTCGCGCGCGTGGCCGAGTTCGGCTTCGTGTCGGGACGCAGCACGCACGACGACCGCCTCGCGACGATCCGCGATGTCCATCGGCGTTACGCGACGATGATCGACACGCACACCGCCGACGGCGTGAAGGTCGCGCGCGAACACCTGCAGCCGGGCGTGCCGATGGTCGTGCTCGAGACGGCGCAGCCGGTCAAGTTCGGTGAGACGATCCGCGAGGCGCTCGGCCGCGAGGCGGAGCGGCCGGCCGCGTTCGAGGGCATCGAGGCGCTGCCGCAGCGTTTCGAGGTCGTGAAGGCCGACGTGCAGCAGGTGAAGGACTTCATCGTCGCGCATACGGGCGACTGA
- a CDS encoding homoserine dehydrogenase, producing MEPIKVALLGFGTVGGGTFEVLRRNQEEIKRRAGRGIVVTRIAVRNPAKAQAALGELAGIDLTTDFHAAVDDPSISIVAEMIGGTGIARELVLRAIANGKHVVTANKALLAVHGSEIFAAAREKGVMVAFEAAVAGGIPIIKALREGLTANRIQYIAGIINGTTNYILSEMRERGLDFATALAGAQALGYAEADPTFDIEGVDAAHKATIMSAIAFGVPVQFERAYVEGISKLAATDIRYAEELGYRIKLLGITRRAEAGIELRVHPTLVPEKRLLANVEGAMNAVVVHGDAVGTTLYYGKGAGAEPTASAVVADLVDVTRLHTADPEHRVPHLAFQPESLSNTPILPIEDVTSGYYLRLRVSDETGVLADITRILADSGISIDALLQKESDQIDCGADETDIILITHVTVERNVNAAIARIEALSTVRSQVTKLRMEALN from the coding sequence ATGGAACCGATCAAAGTCGCCCTGTTGGGCTTCGGCACCGTCGGCGGCGGCACCTTCGAGGTGCTGCGCCGCAACCAGGAAGAAATCAAACGGCGCGCCGGCCGGGGCATCGTGGTCACGCGCATCGCGGTCCGCAACCCGGCGAAGGCGCAGGCCGCGCTCGGCGAGCTCGCCGGCATCGACCTCACCACCGATTTCCACGCGGCCGTGGACGATCCGTCGATCTCGATCGTCGCCGAGATGATCGGCGGCACCGGCATCGCGCGCGAGCTGGTGCTGCGCGCGATCGCCAACGGCAAGCACGTGGTGACCGCCAACAAGGCGCTGCTCGCCGTGCATGGCAGCGAGATCTTCGCGGCCGCGCGCGAGAAGGGCGTGATGGTGGCGTTCGAGGCGGCCGTGGCGGGCGGCATCCCGATCATCAAGGCGCTGCGCGAGGGCCTCACGGCCAACCGGATCCAGTACATCGCCGGCATCATCAACGGCACCACCAACTACATCCTGTCCGAGATGCGCGAACGCGGCCTCGACTTCGCGACGGCGCTGGCCGGCGCGCAGGCGCTCGGCTACGCCGAGGCGGACCCGACCTTCGACATCGAGGGCGTGGACGCCGCGCACAAGGCGACCATCATGAGCGCGATCGCGTTCGGCGTGCCGGTGCAGTTCGAGCGCGCCTACGTGGAGGGCATCAGCAAGCTGGCCGCCACCGACATCCGCTATGCCGAGGAGCTCGGCTATCGCATCAAGCTGCTCGGCATCACGCGTCGCGCCGAGGCCGGCATCGAGCTGCGGGTCCATCCGACGCTGGTGCCCGAGAAGCGCCTGCTCGCCAACGTCGAGGGCGCGATGAACGCGGTGGTGGTGCATGGCGACGCGGTCGGCACGACGCTCTATTACGGCAAGGGCGCGGGCGCCGAACCCACCGCCTCGGCGGTGGTGGCCGACCTGGTGGACGTCACGCGGCTGCACACGGCCGATCCCGAGCACCGCGTGCCGCATCTGGCGTTCCAGCCGGAAAGCCTGTCGAACACGCCGATCCTGCCGATCGAGGACGTCACGAGCGGCTATTACCTGCGCCTGCGCGTGTCCGACGAAACCGGGGTGCTGGCCGACATCACGCGCATCCTCGCCGATTCGGGCATCTCGATCGACGCGCTGCTGCAGAAGGAGTCGGACCAGATCGACTGCGGCGCCGACGAAACCGACATCATCCTGATCACGCACGTGACGGTCGAGCGCAACGTGAACGCCGCGATCGCGCGTATCGAAGCGCTCTCCACGGTGCGCTCGCAGGTCACGAAGCTGCGCATGGAAGCGCTCAACTGA